The genomic DNA GGTGCGGGAGGTCAGCACGTTAACACCACTGAATCTGCGGTTCGTATTACTCACGTACCAACGAACATTGTGGTGCAATGTCAAAATGACCGCTCCCAGCATAAGAACAAAGACCAAGCAATGAAACAGCTTCGCGCTAAGTTGTTTGAGTTTGAATTGCAAAAGCAAAATGCTGAGAAGCAAGCAAACGAAGATGCAAAATCAGATATCGGTTGGGGCAGTCAAATCCGCTCTTACGTATTGGATGATTCTCGTATTAAGGATCTTCGTACCGGTATCGAAAACCGAAATACACAAGCCGTTTTGGACGGCGATTTAGACAAATTTATTGAAGCTAGCCTGAAATCAGGGCTGTAATAAGGGTGTAATATGACTGAGCAAGTTCAAATTGATGAAAACAAACTGATTGCAGAGCGCCGTGCGAAATTGGATTCAATCCGCAAGGAGTGTAAGGCAAACGGTCACCCTAACGACTTTCGTCGTGACAGCCTTGCGGGTGATCTTCAAGCTCAGTTTGGTGAAAAATCAAAAGAAGAGTTAGAAGAGCTAAACCATGTAGTGGCGATTGCTGGACGTGTGATGGCAAAACGTGGTCCTTTCTTGGTCATCCAAGAAACGTCGGGTCGCATTCAAGGTTATGCCGCTAAAGATGTGCAAAAGGCGCTTAAAGCGAAATACCAAGGTTTAGATATCGGTGATATCGTTGGTATTAAAGGTGCTTTACATAAATCAGGTAAAGGGGATCTTTACGTGAATATGGAAGAGTACGAATTGCTGACTAAAGCACTACGTCCATTGCCAGAGAAGTTCCACGGTTTAACTGACCAAGAAATGCGTTACCGTCAGCGTTACGTTGATTTGATTGTAAACGAAGATTCACGTGCCGCATTTATTATTCGCTCTAAACTGGTTGCGGCTATCCGTAACTTTATGAGTGGAAAAGGTTACTTAGAAGTTGAAACACCAATGATGCATGTGATTCCAGGTGGCGCAACTGCGCGTCCTTTCATTACGCACCATAATGCTCTGGATATCGACATGTACTTGCGTGTGGCTCCTGAGTTGTACCTTAAGCGTTTGGTTGTGGGTGGTTTTGATCGCGTATTTGAAATTAACCGTAACTTCCGTAACGAAGGTTTATCACCTCGTCACAACCCTGAATTCACTATGATGGAATTCTACCAAGCTTACTCTGACTACAAAGATCTTATGGATCTAACCGAAGAGATGCTGAGCACTGTAGCGGTGAATGTATTGGGTTCTACTTCTATGCCTTACGGTGATGAAATAGTTGAATTTGGTGGTACTTACGCGCGCATGAGCATGTTTGATGCGATCAAGCAGTACAACCCTGATCACGCTGAAATTCAAGCAATGACAGAAGAAGACATTCAAGATCGTGACAAGATGGTTGCTATTGCAAAATCTGTGCATGTTGATGTAGAAAGCTTCTGGACTTGTGGTCAGCTTCTTGAAGAGATTTTTGGTGAAACCGCTGAGCCTCAGTTGATTCAACCAACCTTCATCACTGGCTACCCAGCAGATATTTCTCCATTGGCTCGTCGTAGCGACAGCAATCCATTCTTCACTGACCGTTTTGAGTTCTTCATCGGTGGCCGTGAAGTGGCTAACGGTTTCTCTGAGCTTAATGATGCAGAAGATCAAGATGCACGCTTTAAAGCGCAAGTGGATGCAAAAGATGCGGGTGATGATGAAGCAATGTACTACGATGCAGACTACATTACTGCTCTAGAGCACGGCTTACCACCAACAGCAGGTCAAGGCATTGGTATTGATCGCCTAGCGATGTTGTTTACTAACACGCACACCATTCGCGACGTCATCCTATTCCCAGCGATGCGTCCTCAGCAGTAATAGCCATTACCGCTAAATGATTGAGCCACATCATTACTGATGTGGCTTTTTTTATGAGCCCACTTCTATGGGTTCAACTTCTTCTTGCAATTCAAGCAGGTTAATAGCGATAGCGACAAAATCACTATCGGTAATAATGCCCACCAGTTTGCCGTTTTGCACTACAGGTAAACAGCCTACTTTCCGCTTTTGCATCATCATGGCGCTTTCTCTGAGTCCCGCATGAGGGCTAACCGTGATGACATTTTTGCGCATGGCTTGATTGAGTGGGGTAGTAAGCGTGTAGGCTCCGCTATCTGGGTTAACTTGCAGGCTAGAGTCTTGAGCTGCCAAAATATCTCTTTGGGTTACCAAGCCTAGTAATTCATCGTCTACATCAACCACAGGGACGTGTCTAACATCGTGCTCTGCCATTAGCTTTTTTGCATCAGCAAGGGTGTTGGAACGCAACAAGGTGTAGGGATTGCGAGTCATCAGCTCGACTATTTTCATCATAATAATCTCCTAGATAGTTCCGAACTATTCCATCTCATTTAACTATAGTAATGAGTTGAGTTTTTTACTTTGATGTACCCCTAAAAATGGCCTGATTTATGTACTTTTATTAGTGGGAACCGCGTCTGTTTTGTGAGTACATGTGTTTGCATGATTGCGTGATATTGATCATGTCTCTGTGTTGTTCTTCTTTTGTTTCTGTTCATTTTCAGGATGTTGACCCATTTTTATAAGTGGCTTATGACGATGAACGTCAGATCATTTCAACATTTATAAACGGATTTTATAATGAAAAGATGGATATTATGTATAGTTGGCTTACTGGCAGCAGTTAGTGCGCAAGGGATCACCCTAGGTGAGGATGCATTTGACGCAGAATATAGAGTGAGTATTCGTTCTAGTCATATGGCGGAGTTTCCTTTATGTAGCGGTACCTTGATCCGTGATCAATGGGTTTTAACCGCCGCACACTGTGTGGTGTTTCCTGGTGAAGATGAGTTAAGTGAAAAAGACTATTATGTGGCGCGTCCTGGGGAATTAACGATCACATACAATGCCGCTCATTTACGTGATGATATCAATGAAGATATTAGCAACTTTGTTGATGTATCACATGTAGTGGTGCATGAAGATTATCGTCGATTGGGGCATGTGGAGGTGCAAGACGACGGTGTTGAAGTGATGAGTACTGAGCTTACTCATGATGTTGCTTTATTAAAATTAAAGTATCCGCTAACCGGTATAGAACCTGTTGCGTTAGTTAGTCCTGATGTGATGCAGGAATTAGAGCTTGAGCTAATCTCACAATGGCCAAGTAGCAATGCAGCTAAACCTGAAAACATTCAAATATTTGGCTGGGGAAGTACTGATGTCCTAGACCCTTGGGGCAACACGGTAGAGTTACAACAGCAGACCACATCTCAAGCTTTTTACCCTATTGATGAGTGCTTTACCCGTTTAGAGGGAGGGAAGAGTGTCCCAGATTTTATTTCATCAGCAATTGATGAGACGAAGATATGTAGCAGCCCAACCAAGCTAGAGACCTTTTTTAATCCCGAGACGGGGCAAGATGATGGACAAGTCTATGGTAATTCAGCATGTATCGGTGACTCTGGTGGCGGTCTAATCTCTACTTTCAATGGTGTTGATTATCAAATTGGTATTATCAGTGGTACGCCTCTTGTATTGCCTGTTTGTGGTTCTGTGACTATCCCTAGTTTCCATAGCAAAGTGTCCTATTTTTACGACTGGATTGTGGCTATGGTAGATAGTGAAAGCGATCCTAATGCTACCGTTATGGCTCCAAGTTTTATCCAACAAGCTCAAGATGCAACAGAAGATGCCAGTGATACTGAGGTTGAGGTTGGCGCTTGTAATGAGGATGAAACGGTGTTTGTTGATTGTGGAGATTCAGACTCGGGTGGTGGCTTACATTTATTATGGTTGCTTGGTTTAGGTTTAATGGCATTTAGACGTCATAGAGCCGCGTAGATAATGAGACTCCTCGCTCTGCTGAATACCGTTAGCAGGGCGTTACTTGGGGAACTTCTTTATATCCCCTTGATCTTGTCTGGTGGCAATCTATACTAGCGCCCTGCACTATATTTAGCCTAGGATCGTTAATCGCCATGCAAGTTTCAGATTTTCACTTTGACCTACCTGATGAGTTGATCGCTCGTTATCCCATGCCAGAACGCACTTCTAGCCGACTGCTGCAACTAACGGGTAATAGTGGTGATGTTCAAGATAAAAACTTCACTGATGTCTTGGAGTTGGTGAATGAAGGCGATTTGCTAGTATTTAATAATACTCGAGTCATTCCAGCCCGAGTTTATGGTCGTAAAGCCAGTGGCGGTAAGATTGAAGTCTTAGTGGAGAGAATGGTGGATGAGCACACTATTTTAGCTCATGTTCGCGCTTCTAAGTCCCCTAAGCCTGGTACTGAGTTATTTCTTGGAGATAACGATCAATATGCGGCTGAAATGGTGGCAAGACATGATGCTTTGTTTGAAATTCGCTTTACTTGCGATAAAGCGGTGTTGCAAATATTAGAAGAAGTAGGGCATATGCCTTTACCTCCTTATATCGACCGCCCTGATGATGATTCTGATCAGGAGCGTTATCAAACCGTTTATAATGAAAAACCGGGTGCCGTGGCAGCGCCTACAGCGGGCCTTCATTTTGATGATGAAATTCTAGAAAAAATTAAAGGGAAAGGGGCGAAGCTAGCCTTTGTTACTTTGCATGTTGGGGCGGGTACTTTCCAACCGGTGCGCGTTGACAATATTTTAGAGCATCACATGCATGCGGAATATGTTGAGGTGACCCAAGAGGTTGTGGATGCGATCAATGAAACGAAAGCCAACGGCGGTCGTGTTATTGCTGTCGGTACCACCTCTGTACGCTCTTTAGAGAGTGCCGCGCAAGACGCAAAACAAAAAGGTACCTCATTACAACCTTTCTTTGGCGACACCGATATTTTCATCTACCCAGGTTATGAGTTTCAACTTATCGACTGTTTGCTAACAAACTTTCATTTACCTGAATCGACATTAATCATGTTGGTGAGTGCTTTTGCCGGTTATGACCATGTTATGCACGCTTATCAACATGCTGTTACCAATAAGTATCGTTTCTTTAGTTATGGTGATGCCATGTTTGTCACTCGTAAAGGTTTATAAGTAAAAAAGAAAAGTTAGATACCATTCTCGTTTGATGAGAAGGGTTAGATACAATTCATTCGTGAATGTCAGTTGTACGCGGTGGGGAAAGTCCCATTACGGTAATTGGAATGACATTCTTTTTTGGGGCAATTCTAAAATAAAGACATTGTCCTAAACTAACCGTCAGATTGTTTCTCTGGCGTATTGGAGTAATTCGTGAAATTTGAACTAAAGAAAACGGACGGGACAGCTCGCCGTGGTCAATTACAGTTTGAGCGTGGTTCCGTTCAAACTCCCGCATTTATGCCTGTAGGTACTTACGGTACGGTTAAAGGCATGACACCTGAAGAAGTGAAAGAGACAGGGGCAGAAATCCTACTCGGTAATACTTTTCATTTGTGGTTAAGACCCGGTCAAGAAGTGATGAAATTGCATGGTGATTTGCATGACTTCATGAACTGGCAAGGTCCTATCTTAACGGATTCAGGCGGTTTTCAAGTCTTTAGCTTAGGGGATCTACGTAAGATTACCGAACAGGGTGTTCATTTCCGTAACCCAGTTAATGGCGATAAGATTTTCATGGATGCAGAAAAGTCTATGGAAATTCAAAAGGACCTCGGTTCTGATATCGTGATGATTTTTGACGAATGTACTCCATATCCAGCGACACACGATGAAGCCCAAAAATCTATGGAAATGTCTTTGCGTTGGGCGCAACGTTCTCGAGATCATTTCAATAAGCTGGAAAATCCTAATTCTTTATTTGGTATTGTGCAGGGTGGTGTTTACGAAGACCTTCGTGACGTGTCTGTAGAAGGCCTAACAAAAATTGGTTTTGATGGTTATGCCGTTGGCGGTCTTGCCGTTGGTGAACCTAAAGAAGATATGCATCGCATTTTAGAGCACACTTGTCCGCAGCTGCCACAAGATAAGCCTCGCTACTTGATGGGCGTGGGTAAACCTGAAGATCTTGTCGAAGGTGTTCGTCGTGGTATTGATATGTTTGATTGTGTTATGCCTACTCGAAACGCACGTAATGGTCACTTATTTGTGACTGGAGGTGTGATCAAGATCCGAAACGCGAAACATAAAACAGATACAACCCCTCTAGATCCTGAGTGTGACTGTTACACTTGCCGCAACTATTCTAAATCGTATTTGCATCATCTAGATCGTTGTAATGAGATCTTGGGCTCTCGCCTAAATACCATTCATAACCTTCGTTACTATCAGCGCTTAATGGAGAGTATCCGTAGCGCTATTGACGAAGACCGATTTGAAGCTTTTGTAGAAGAGTTTTATGCACGTCGCGATAGAGACGTGCCGCCGATGTTAAAAGCTGAAGCATAAAAAGAGTTAAAAGGTGATTCAAGCAATCAAATTGTATGTTCACCTCGCTGGCTTTGTCGTTTGCCCTTGAAAAAGGGGCGATAAGGCCACATTTAAATTTATAACTTAAATTAACGATTATTTTAAAAAAAGGGGATTTTAATGAGTTTATTTATTTCTGAAGCTCACGCAGCAACAGAAGGCGCAGCACAAGGAGGTGGTTTTGAAATGATCATCATGCTTGGTATGTTTGCTGTAATTTTCTACTTCATGATTTACCGTCCACAAGCTAAACGCTCTAAAGAGCACAAAAACCTAATGGCTTCTATGAGCAAAGGTGATGAAGTGCTTACCAGTGGTGGCCTAGTAGGTAAAATTTCTTCTGTATCTGAAGAAAATGATTTTATTGCTATTGAACTAAACCCAAACAACGTAGTTGTGATCAAGAAAGACTTCGTAACTGCAGTGCTACCAAAGGGTACACTGAAGTCTCTTTAAGAACAGCTAGAGGATCCTCGCTGTGTTAAACCGTTATCCGTTATGGAAGTACTTAATGGTCATATTGGCCATTTTAGTTGCGGCACTGTATGCCCTTCCGAATCTTTACGGTGAAGATCCAGCCATTCAAGTGACAGGGGCACGTGGTGCCTCTGTAGATATGGCGACGATGGATACTATCACCAAAGCTCTTGATGAAGAGAGCCTTTCCCATAAGTCTATTGCATTAGAAAATGGCTCAATCTTAGTTCGTTTTAGTGACACTGACACTCAAATTAGTGCACGCGATATTATAAGTGAAGCCCTAGGCTCAGATGTTATTGTGGCCCTTAACCTTGCACCTTCAACGCCAAATTGGTTAGAAAGTATTGGTGCGGCACCTATGAAGCTAGGTCTCGACCTACGAGGTGGTGTTCACTTCTTAATGGAAGTGGATATGGACGCGGCTATGAATAAGCTGATTTCGCAACAGGAAGAAGCCTTCCGTAGCGAGTTACGCGAGCAAAAAATTCGCTATCGCGCTATTCATGCCACGAAAGACTCCGTTGAGGTTACTTTGCGTAATGCTGAGCAGTTAGCTCAAGCTGAAGCAACGTTAAAATCTAAGCACCATGACATGCTATTTGTTGATTCAGATAGTAATGGTCGTTTTGTAATAACCGCTACATTTACTGAAGCTCGTCTTACTGAAATTCGCAACTATGCGGTAGAGCAAAATATTACTATTTTGCGTAACCGTGTGAACGAATTGGGTGTTGCAGAGCCGTTAGTTCAACGTCAGGGCACTAGCCGTATCGTTGTTGAATTACCGGGTGTGCAAGATACCGCACGCGCTAAAGAAATCTTGGGTGCAACAGCAACGCTAGAATTCCGTGAAGTTGATATGCAGGCTGACTTAGCCGCTGCTGCAAATGGTCGTGTACCTGCTGGCAGTGAAGTTAAGCATGATCGTGATGGTCGTCCTGCGGTATTGAAAAAACGCGTTATTCTTGGTGGTTCAAGCATCACAGACGCAAGCTCAAGTGCTGATGAATATGGCCGTCCTCAAGTAAACATCTCGCTAGATAGCGAAGGTGGTAGCAAAATGGCTGCTTTCTCTCGTCAAAATATTGGCAAGTTGATGGCAACGGTATTTGCTGAATACAAAGACAGCGGTAAACGCACTCCTGAAGGCAAAGTCATTCTTGATAAGCACGAAGAAGTCATTAACCAAGCAACCATACAATCAGCTCTTGGCCGTAGTTTCCGTATTACGGGTATCGACTCAGCAGCAGAAGCGCACAACTTAGCCTTGCTATTGCGTGCAGGTGCTTTGATTGCGCCAATTTCGATTGTAGAAGAGCGTACGATTGGTCCATCAATGGGACAACAGAATATCGATATGGGTATTCAAGCGTGTGCTTGGGGCTTAGTTGCGGTAATGCTATTTACGCTTCTTTATTACCGTAAGTTTGGCTTCATCGCTAATATGGCGTTGATGGCAAACCTTGTATTGATCATCGGTGTTATGTCCATGATTCCAGGGGCGACAATGACGCTACCGGGGATCGCTGGTATTGTATTGACGGTCGGTATGGCGGTGGATGCTAACGTACTTATATTTGAGCGTATACGTGAAGAGCTTCTTGAGGGACGAAACCCACAACAGGCGATTCACCAAGGTTATGCCAATGCGTTTAGTACCATTGCCGATGCCAACATTACGACACTACTTACAGCGATTATCTTATTTGCTGTTGGTACTGGTGCGATTAAAGGCTTTGCCGTAACACTGTCTATCGGTATTTTGACTTCCATGTTTACTGCTATTGTCGGTACTCGTTGTGTTGTTAACTTGCTATATGGCGGCAAGCGCGTCACTAAACTGTCGATCTAATTGA from Vibrio rarus includes the following:
- the lysS gene encoding lysine--tRNA ligase yields the protein MTEQVQIDENKLIAERRAKLDSIRKECKANGHPNDFRRDSLAGDLQAQFGEKSKEELEELNHVVAIAGRVMAKRGPFLVIQETSGRIQGYAAKDVQKALKAKYQGLDIGDIVGIKGALHKSGKGDLYVNMEEYELLTKALRPLPEKFHGLTDQEMRYRQRYVDLIVNEDSRAAFIIRSKLVAAIRNFMSGKGYLEVETPMMHVIPGGATARPFITHHNALDIDMYLRVAPELYLKRLVVGGFDRVFEINRNFRNEGLSPRHNPEFTMMEFYQAYSDYKDLMDLTEEMLSTVAVNVLGSTSMPYGDEIVEFGGTYARMSMFDAIKQYNPDHAEIQAMTEEDIQDRDKMVAIAKSVHVDVESFWTCGQLLEEIFGETAEPQLIQPTFITGYPADISPLARRSDSNPFFTDRFEFFIGGREVANGFSELNDAEDQDARFKAQVDAKDAGDDEAMYYDADYITALEHGLPPTAGQGIGIDRLAMLFTNTHTIRDVILFPAMRPQQ
- a CDS encoding CBS domain-containing protein, producing MMKIVELMTRNPYTLLRSNTLADAKKLMAEHDVRHVPVVDVDDELLGLVTQRDILAAQDSSLQVNPDSGAYTLTTPLNQAMRKNVITVSPHAGLRESAMMMQKRKVGCLPVVQNGKLVGIITDSDFVAIAINLLELQEEVEPIEVGS
- a CDS encoding S1 family peptidase, which encodes MKRWILCIVGLLAAVSAQGITLGEDAFDAEYRVSIRSSHMAEFPLCSGTLIRDQWVLTAAHCVVFPGEDELSEKDYYVARPGELTITYNAAHLRDDINEDISNFVDVSHVVVHEDYRRLGHVEVQDDGVEVMSTELTHDVALLKLKYPLTGIEPVALVSPDVMQELELELISQWPSSNAAKPENIQIFGWGSTDVLDPWGNTVELQQQTTSQAFYPIDECFTRLEGGKSVPDFISSAIDETKICSSPTKLETFFNPETGQDDGQVYGNSACIGDSGGGLISTFNGVDYQIGIISGTPLVLPVCGSVTIPSFHSKVSYFYDWIVAMVDSESDPNATVMAPSFIQQAQDATEDASDTEVEVGACNEDETVFVDCGDSDSGGGLHLLWLLGLGLMAFRRHRAA
- the queA gene encoding tRNA preQ1(34) S-adenosylmethionine ribosyltransferase-isomerase QueA — translated: MQVSDFHFDLPDELIARYPMPERTSSRLLQLTGNSGDVQDKNFTDVLELVNEGDLLVFNNTRVIPARVYGRKASGGKIEVLVERMVDEHTILAHVRASKSPKPGTELFLGDNDQYAAEMVARHDALFEIRFTCDKAVLQILEEVGHMPLPPYIDRPDDDSDQERYQTVYNEKPGAVAAPTAGLHFDDEILEKIKGKGAKLAFVTLHVGAGTFQPVRVDNILEHHMHAEYVEVTQEVVDAINETKANGGRVIAVGTTSVRSLESAAQDAKQKGTSLQPFFGDTDIFIYPGYEFQLIDCLLTNFHLPESTLIMLVSAFAGYDHVMHAYQHAVTNKYRFFSYGDAMFVTRKGL
- the tgt gene encoding tRNA guanosine(34) transglycosylase Tgt, which produces MKFELKKTDGTARRGQLQFERGSVQTPAFMPVGTYGTVKGMTPEEVKETGAEILLGNTFHLWLRPGQEVMKLHGDLHDFMNWQGPILTDSGGFQVFSLGDLRKITEQGVHFRNPVNGDKIFMDAEKSMEIQKDLGSDIVMIFDECTPYPATHDEAQKSMEMSLRWAQRSRDHFNKLENPNSLFGIVQGGVYEDLRDVSVEGLTKIGFDGYAVGGLAVGEPKEDMHRILEHTCPQLPQDKPRYLMGVGKPEDLVEGVRRGIDMFDCVMPTRNARNGHLFVTGGVIKIRNAKHKTDTTPLDPECDCYTCRNYSKSYLHHLDRCNEILGSRLNTIHNLRYYQRLMESIRSAIDEDRFEAFVEEFYARRDRDVPPMLKAEA
- the yajC gene encoding preprotein translocase subunit YajC, with product MSLFISEAHAATEGAAQGGGFEMIIMLGMFAVIFYFMIYRPQAKRSKEHKNLMASMSKGDEVLTSGGLVGKISSVSEENDFIAIELNPNNVVVIKKDFVTAVLPKGTLKSL
- the secD gene encoding protein translocase subunit SecD, with protein sequence MLNRYPLWKYLMVILAILVAALYALPNLYGEDPAIQVTGARGASVDMATMDTITKALDEESLSHKSIALENGSILVRFSDTDTQISARDIISEALGSDVIVALNLAPSTPNWLESIGAAPMKLGLDLRGGVHFLMEVDMDAAMNKLISQQEEAFRSELREQKIRYRAIHATKDSVEVTLRNAEQLAQAEATLKSKHHDMLFVDSDSNGRFVITATFTEARLTEIRNYAVEQNITILRNRVNELGVAEPLVQRQGTSRIVVELPGVQDTARAKEILGATATLEFREVDMQADLAAAANGRVPAGSEVKHDRDGRPAVLKKRVILGGSSITDASSSADEYGRPQVNISLDSEGGSKMAAFSRQNIGKLMATVFAEYKDSGKRTPEGKVILDKHEEVINQATIQSALGRSFRITGIDSAAEAHNLALLLRAGALIAPISIVEERTIGPSMGQQNIDMGIQACAWGLVAVMLFTLLYYRKFGFIANMALMANLVLIIGVMSMIPGATMTLPGIAGIVLTVGMAVDANVLIFERIREELLEGRNPQQAIHQGYANAFSTIADANITTLLTAIILFAVGTGAIKGFAVTLSIGILTSMFTAIVGTRCVVNLLYGGKRVTKLSI